A single window of Leptolyngbya ohadii IS1 DNA harbors:
- a CDS encoding glycosyltransferase, producing the protein MTHFGVICPPLSGHIHPHAALGRELQLRGHQVTMLQIPDLEFKVRSEGLQFAAIGQSRYQPGTLAKTMQHLATLDGIPALQASVDFCADIAEMLCEDAPAAIAAAGIEFLIVDQLEIVDETIAEALGLPFVCVSCGQSPPSFPEIRSSLNMCPSLR; encoded by the coding sequence ATGACTCATTTCGGTGTCATTTGTCCGCCTTTGTCCGGTCATATTCATCCCCATGCTGCCCTGGGTCGTGAACTCCAGCTACGCGGACATCAAGTTACGATGCTGCAAATCCCTGATTTAGAATTCAAAGTGCGATCGGAGGGGTTGCAGTTCGCCGCAATTGGGCAGTCGCGCTATCAGCCTGGAACTCTGGCAAAAACGATGCAGCATCTTGCTACCCTGGACGGGATTCCTGCCCTGCAAGCATCGGTGGATTTTTGTGCGGATATTGCCGAAATGCTGTGTGAAGATGCCCCTGCTGCGATCGCTGCCGCTGGAATAGAATTTCTAATTGTCGATCAGCTTGAAATTGTGGATGAAACGATCGCCGAAGCGCTGGGACTGCCCTTTGTGTGCGTGAGCTGCGGTCAATCGCCGCCCAGCTTCCCGGAAATCCGATCGTCGTTGAATATGTGCCCCAGCTTGAGGTAA